From the Sphingobium sp. RAC03 genome, the window GATCACGATCAGCGTCGCGCCCGTCCGCTCGGCCGCGCTGATCACTTCGTCGCGCACCCGGCCGCGCCGCGTATCGAAATGGACCTGTCCTTCGGGAAGGCCGCCTTCGCTCGCCCATTGCCGCATCAGCGCCAGCGCCTCGGCCTCTTCCTTGATGTCGAGATCGCGCCCCAGAAGGTCGGAATAGCGGGTGGGCATATGATAGCGGACATAGAGCATATGGACGGTCGTTTCCAGTCCACAAACAGCCGCTGCCGCATCGATCGCGGCGCGCGCGTGCAGTACGTCGTTGATGTCGACGGCAACGACAATCTTCGAATAGGCCATGATGCATCCTCCTTATGGTTATCCTTCACCAACAGGCGGGCGGGGCAGGGGATGCAATATTCACGAAAAATAACCGTCGCGACATGAAGGCGCGGCTGACGGCAACAGTCGGTCTATCCATCGCACGGGACATGCCATGTCGCGCAGCAATCGCCATAACCCGGAGGCAGGCGCTCGGTTGCGCGGCCTCGCAAATTT encodes:
- a CDS encoding universal stress protein → MAYSKIVVAVDINDVLHARAAIDAAAAVCGLETTVHMLYVRYHMPTRYSDLLGRDLDIKEEAEALALMRQWASEGGLPEGQVHFDTRRGRVRDEVISAAERTGATLIVIGSHEPTFSSKLLGSNASAIVHQSPVSVLVVRASAE